In the Pseudanabaena sp. PCC 7367 genome, one interval contains:
- a CDS encoding agmatine deiminase family protein, whose translation MRSPQELGYRQPAEWEPHAACWVAWAHDAEEWAGQIEAARREFVAMCEAIAPTEKLEILVMPGEATGAARLALGHLLDQGLARFHAIPYGDIWLRDIAPIFVSNRTKHTKQLDQLEQLASTEPKKQTQLAALDFAWNGWGEKYLFKHDAQVAEAIASSLDLPIFKFPWILEGGAVEVDGQGTCLTTKQCLLNPNRNPHLPQSEIETRLKQALGVNKILWLDRGLKNDHTDGHIDTIARFVAPGQVMCMRSLGNTDPNQEVLDQIATRLKTFVDAQGRSLQVVEIPSPGKVLDRHGELMPASYLNFYIANDRVVVPTYGSEFDDLAVKAIAVHFPDRQVIGLSARAILSGGGAFHCITQPQPLI comes from the coding sequence ATGCGATCGCCCCAGGAGCTAGGCTATCGTCAACCCGCTGAATGGGAACCCCATGCGGCCTGTTGGGTGGCCTGGGCTCATGATGCGGAAGAATGGGCAGGCCAGATCGAGGCAGCGCGGCGCGAATTTGTGGCCATGTGTGAGGCGATCGCTCCAACTGAAAAATTAGAAATCCTGGTGATGCCAGGGGAAGCAACTGGCGCGGCTAGGTTAGCGCTAGGACATTTACTGGATCAGGGCTTAGCCAGGTTTCATGCAATTCCCTATGGTGACATTTGGCTGCGGGATATTGCGCCGATCTTTGTGAGCAATCGTACTAAGCACACTAAGCAATTAGATCAATTAGAGCAATTAGCTTCAACAGAGCCTAAAAAACAAACTCAATTAGCCGCCCTCGATTTTGCCTGGAATGGCTGGGGCGAAAAATATTTATTTAAGCATGATGCCCAGGTGGCGGAGGCGATCGCTAGTTCCCTGGATCTACCAATCTTCAAATTTCCCTGGATTTTGGAAGGGGGCGCAGTGGAAGTGGATGGCCAGGGTACTTGCTTGACTACCAAACAATGCTTGCTCAATCCCAATCGCAACCCGCATTTGCCTCAATCAGAGATCGAGACTAGGTTAAAACAGGCGCTAGGCGTAAATAAAATTCTGTGGCTCGATCGCGGTTTAAAAAACGATCACACCGATGGCCACATCGATACGATCGCTAGATTTGTTGCACCTGGCCAGGTGATGTGTATGCGATCTTTGGGCAACACAGATCCTAATCAAGAAGTATTAGATCAGATTGCAACCAGATTAAAGACCTTTGTTGATGCTCAGGGCAGATCTTTGCAAGTAGTTGAGATCCCTTCACCAGGCAAGGTTTTAGATCGGCATGGTGAGTTGATGCCCGCTAGCTATTTGAATTTTTATATTGCCAACGATCGCGTGGTTGTACCCACCTATGGCAGTGAGTTTGATGATCTAGCAGTAAAGGCGATCGCGGTTCATTTCCCCGATCGGCAGGTGATTGGTTTAAGCGCCAGGGCGATTCTATCTGGTGGTGGCGCGTTTCATTGCATCACCCAACCTCAGCCGCTAATCTGA
- the alaS gene encoding alanine--tRNA ligase: MSQPPSLTGAEIRDRFLKFYQERSHKLLPSASLVPEDPTVLLTIAGMLPFKPIFLGQKPAEFPRATTSQKCVRTNDIENVGRTARHHTFFEMLGNFSFGDYFKKEAIAWGWELVTQVYEIPPERLVVSVFHEDDDAFAIWRDDIGIPAHRIQRMGADNFWASGPTGPCGPCSEIFYDFKPEEGDNHIDLEDDSRFLEVYNLVFMELNRDSEGKLAPLKKQNIDTGLGLERMAQVLQQVPNNYETDLIFPIVKTAADIAGINYHKSDETTKTSLKVIGDHVRAVVHMIADGITASNVGRGYILRRLIRRVVRHGRLIGINQPFTDKVAEVAIALSEAAYPNVRERETVIKTELQTEEARFLQTLERGEELLAEILASPQTQKSKAIAGADAFKLYDTFGFPLELTEEIAEEQGLQVDVAGFEAEMAKQQARSKEAHTDIDLMAQTDWLGLAQKVGKTEFLGYANYSAEVKVLAVLINGVVVESAIAGDRVQVVLDRTPFYGESGGQVGDRGYLSSGDAIVRIDDVQKEADLFIHIGQIERGSLATDNTVNAQVSMSERRRIMAHHTATHLLQAALKKIVDPSVSQAGSLVAADRLRFDFNLSRAVTTTELQQVELQINNWIAEAHSAQVAVMPLESAKAKGAIAMFGEKYAADVRVIDFPGVSMELCGGTHVSNTNEIGLFKIVSETGIAAGIRRIEAIAGQAVLDYLAVRETVTKDLSDRFKVKIEEIPDRVTGLQAELKNAQKQIDALKQELALAQSASLVNEAETVGDFQILVKQIEGADADALKAAAEDLASKLDNGAVVLASVPEEGKVSLVAAFSGAVNKKGLLAGKFIGAIAKICGGGGGGRPNLAQAGGRDASKLPEALASARTQLKDALAA; this comes from the coding sequence ATGTCCCAGCCCCCCTCCCTCACTGGTGCCGAAATCCGCGATCGCTTTTTGAAGTTTTATCAGGAGCGATCCCACAAACTCTTGCCCAGCGCCTCATTAGTGCCAGAAGACCCGACCGTGTTACTCACGATCGCCGGGATGTTGCCATTCAAGCCAATCTTTCTGGGTCAAAAGCCCGCCGAGTTCCCTCGTGCCACTACGTCCCAAAAATGTGTACGCACCAACGACATTGAAAATGTGGGGCGGACAGCAAGGCATCATACCTTCTTCGAGATGCTGGGTAATTTTAGCTTTGGCGATTATTTCAAAAAAGAAGCGATCGCCTGGGGTTGGGAATTGGTGACGCAAGTATATGAAATTCCGCCAGAGCGATTGGTAGTCAGTGTCTTTCATGAAGACGATGATGCCTTTGCAATCTGGCGCGACGATATTGGCATCCCCGCTCACCGGATTCAAAGGATGGGTGCAGATAACTTCTGGGCTTCTGGGCCAACGGGACCCTGTGGGCCTTGCTCGGAGATTTTCTACGACTTCAAGCCAGAGGAAGGCGACAATCACATTGACCTAGAGGATGATTCCCGCTTTCTGGAAGTCTATAACCTGGTGTTCATGGAACTAAACCGGGATAGCGAGGGTAAGTTAGCGCCGCTCAAGAAGCAAAATATTGACACTGGCCTGGGGTTGGAACGCATGGCGCAGGTATTGCAGCAGGTGCCGAATAACTACGAGACGGATTTAATTTTCCCGATCGTGAAAACCGCTGCCGATATCGCTGGAATCAACTACCACAAAAGTGATGAAACAACAAAGACATCGCTGAAGGTGATTGGCGATCACGTGCGGGCAGTGGTACATATGATCGCCGATGGGATCACAGCTTCAAATGTGGGGCGTGGTTATATTTTGCGGCGCTTGATCCGGCGGGTGGTGCGTCATGGTCGTTTGATTGGCATCAATCAGCCATTTACAGACAAAGTGGCAGAAGTGGCGATCGCCCTGTCTGAAGCTGCTTACCCCAATGTGCGCGAACGGGAAACAGTAATCAAAACCGAACTACAAACGGAGGAAGCTCGCTTCTTACAAACCCTGGAACGGGGTGAGGAGCTGCTAGCGGAAATCCTGGCCAGTCCGCAAACTCAGAAGAGTAAGGCGATCGCTGGTGCTGATGCCTTTAAACTATATGACACCTTTGGCTTCCCGCTGGAGTTGACGGAAGAAATTGCGGAAGAGCAAGGCTTGCAGGTTGACGTTGCTGGCTTTGAAGCGGAAATGGCCAAACAGCAGGCACGCTCCAAGGAAGCCCATACGGATATTGACCTGATGGCACAGACCGATTGGCTGGGGCTGGCTCAAAAGGTGGGTAAAACTGAATTCCTGGGTTATGCCAACTACAGCGCTGAGGTCAAGGTTTTAGCGGTGCTGATCAATGGCGTGGTGGTGGAAAGTGCGATCGCTGGCGATAGGGTGCAGGTTGTACTCGATCGCACTCCGTTCTATGGCGAGTCTGGCGGTCAGGTGGGCGATCGCGGTTATCTCTCCAGTGGCGATGCGATCGTGCGCATTGATGATGTGCAAAAGGAAGCCGATTTATTCATTCACATTGGTCAGATCGAACGCGGCAGCCTAGCCACGGATAACACAGTGAATGCCCAGGTGAGCATGTCAGAGCGGCGGCGGATCATGGCGCATCACACGGCCACGCATCTATTGCAAGCGGCTTTGAAAAAGATTGTTGATCCCAGTGTTTCGCAAGCAGGGTCACTTGTAGCAGCCGATCGGCTCCGGTTTGATTTTAATCTTTCCCGTGCCGTGACTACCACCGAATTGCAACAGGTGGAACTGCAAATCAATAACTGGATCGCCGAAGCCCACAGTGCCCAGGTGGCAGTAATGCCGCTCGAAAGTGCCAAAGCTAAAGGGGCGATCGCCATGTTTGGCGAGAAATATGCCGCCGATGTGCGCGTAATTGATTTTCCTGGCGTATCGATGGAGTTGTGTGGTGGCACCCATGTTAGCAATACCAATGAAATTGGCCTGTTTAAGATTGTCTCGGAAACTGGCATTGCCGCTGGAATTCGCCGAATCGAGGCGATCGCTGGTCAAGCGGTATTAGACTACCTGGCGGTGCGCGAGACGGTGACCAAGGATTTGAGCGATCGCTTCAAGGTCAAGATCGAAGAGATTCCCGATCGGGTCACGGGTCTGCAAGCCGAGCTAAAAAATGCCCAAAAGCAGATCGATGCCCTCAAGCAGGAGCTTGCCCTGGCACAATCGGCCAGCCTGGTGAATGAAGCGGAAACGGTGGGTGATTTTCAAATTCTGGTCAAGCAAATAGAAGGCGCAGATGCAGATGCCCTCAAAGCGGCGGCGGAAGATCTAGCTAGCAAACTAGATAATGGCGCGGTGGTGCTAGCCTCAGTACCAGAGGAAGGTAAGGTTTCGCTGGTGGCGGCTTTTAGTGGTGCAGTGAATAAGAAAGGCTTGCTGGCGGGTAAATTCATTGGTGCGATCGCCAAGATCTGCGGTGGCGGTGGTGGTGGTCGCCCTAATCTGGCGCAGGCTGGTGGTAGGGATGCTTCTAAGTTGCCGGAAGCCTTGGCATCAGCCAGAACCCAACTTAAGGATGCTCTGGCGGCGTAA
- the thiS gene encoding sulfur carrier protein ThiS, which produces MAQAINLQVNGDRHTCATKLNLPDFLSSIGLNPRLVAVEYNGEILHRQFWPQTMIQEGDRLEVVTIVGGG; this is translated from the coding sequence ATGGCTCAAGCAATCAACTTGCAGGTAAATGGCGATCGCCACACCTGTGCAACTAAACTAAATCTGCCCGATTTCCTCAGCTCGATCGGCCTCAATCCACGTTTGGTGGCGGTGGAATATAACGGCGAAATTTTACATCGTCAGTTTTGGCCGCAGACCATGATTCAAGAGGGCGATCGCCTCGAAGTTGTAACGATCGTAGGCGGTGGTTAG